The Raphanus sativus cultivar WK10039 chromosome 6, ASM80110v3, whole genome shotgun sequence sequence CAGATGCCACTCCGAACGTACATTTGGTCGGGTTTAGTTTCATTCCAAACTTATTGAGGATGCTGAAGCACTCTTGGAGTTGAAGAACGTGGTCGTTGGCTACTGAGGATTTCACCAGCATGTCGTCTATGTAAACCTTCATAGTTTTTCCCAGTTGGTTGGAGAACATTTTGTTTACCAGCCTCTGGTAGGTTGCTCTGGCGTTCTTCAATCCGAAGGACATTACTTTATAACAGTACGTCCCTCGCTTAGTGATGAAGCTCATTTTTTCCTGATCCTCGGGGTTCATGAGGATCTGGTTGTATCCGGAGAATGCGTCCATGAAGGAGAGTAGCTCGTGGCCCGCCGTAGCTTCGACCAATCGGTCTATATGGGGCAATAGGAAACTGTCTTTCGGGCAGGCTTTATTTAGATCTGTGAAATCGAtgcagactctccacttcccattctttttctttacgACGACTGGGTTGGCGAGTCAGTCTGGGTATTGAACCTCGCGAATCGATCCTCTTTTCAACAGTTTGTCGACTTCATCGTTCACTGCTTTAGCTCTTTCTGGCCCAAGCTTTCTTCGTTTCTGTTTGATTGGCTTAAATGTGGGGTCGACATTTAGGTCGTGCGATGCGACGTTGATATCGATGCCAGGCATGTCGGCGGCAGACCATGTGAATGTGTTGATATTATTTCTTAGAAAGATTATTAGGTCGTCCCTGATCTTTGGTTGGAGATCACGTCCACTGCTAACACATTTCTCCGGGGATTGCGGATCTAGGGAGACAGTACATGCGAGGTCCTTCTCAGGATCTTTCGTCGAGGGATCTCGTACCACTGGTTGGTTCGCTCCTTGCGGGAACATCTTGCGGTATTCTGCCATGTAACAAGATCGAGATTTTTTTTGATTTCCGTAGATGGTCTTTTTCCCGGTAGGGGATATGAATTTTACGCATTGGTGATAAATCGAAGGGACCGCCTTCATTTAGTGGAGCCAAGGTCGGCCTAAGACAGCATCAAACGGCGAGAGGTCGTGCATTACGGAAAATTCTGTTTCTTTTTCGAAGTCGTGTGTCTTAACGGCGATCGCTATGTTTCCTAATAGGGGCACCCTACTTCCACCTCCAAAGATGTAGAGAGGGGAATCGTATTTATTGATCGCTATATCAGGTCGACTGGGTTTCTCAAAGGTATCGTACGACAGCAAATTAGCTACGCCTCCAGAATCGATGAGAACCTTCGAGAAAGAGACGCCGGCAAGTTCTATTGTGATGATCAGAGCATCATCGTGGGGCATGTCGAGCTCGACGTTCTCGTAAGGGGAGAAGGTTATTGTGCTTTTGTTCAAGGTCTCCTTTCCGAGCAGATGATTGTCTCTTGTGTCGTGAGATGGAGCGTCGCGTGCGAGATTCTTGGAAACCGCGGGCTGCTTCGACCTTGAGTTATTGGATCTTTGTCTGCGGATCCATAATTGTGCTTAGAAATCCTAGATCGGGTTCTTATCAAGGATATTTTTCGTTTATCTTCCCCACAGTCGGCACCAAaatgtagaacctaaaatctacactcagtattttgtagtgtttgtaaagTAAACTAGGGTAgtgacaaaagatgtaggcaacgatatccttagaacacaacgatgtaatcggaatttggttgacaaaaatggacttttattgattaagaggtCGATTACAAGGAATAACAAAGAGATCGACTATAACAAGGAGATCGATCAATAGTAAGATCTAAAACGAAGTGAGAAAGCTGAAAATAtgtggtgtgctctctctctctagggttttcgctgtGTCTTTAGCATTGATCTCTCCTCTCTTTTATAAGCTCGACTCCGCTATCCTTGCAACTGCTTCCGCGACCTTCTCGACTTCGGCGACCTCCTTTTCTACTTCGTTGACGTCGCTATGGGCCCTAGTTTCACGGCCCATCTGTTTTGATCATAAAATGTTTGGTTGAAGTTCAGCATCTTCCTTGTTAACTTCGTTCGAACACATCGATATTCTTCTGCGGGCTTCTTATTCGCGGCCCGTTTCCGGAATAGGCCCAATAGTTTAAATGAccaaaattgggtccaacagttacccttaatgaaatacACGGTTTAAACTAAAATACACGGTTTAGATTAATCAGCAGGAGCAATTAGGGTAAAAAATTGAAGTGTAATATATATTCTAACCTATTGTAAACCAACAATATCGTATAAACATGAAAAAGTAGGCAAATAAAATTGggaaaattgtcatttaaatcacgagcttttaaatttgattgaaaaaaaCATGAAGTTTCCCTTAGACCAATTAAAGCACAAACTTGGTTTGAATAGTCATTTTAAATCTcaatttagtttgactaaaccaaattaaacatGATATTAACTCGGGTAACAGATTGATTAGACGGGGCTAATCGTCATCTCTAATCTTCGTTAAGTccaaacgacgtcgttttacattttaagaaaaattgCACCTGAAAAGAATCGACAGCAAGTACACCTTGACGTTTctgtatattattttgaaagGGATACAGAAAGTAGAAGGAAGCGCTAAGCAAGTGAGAATAACTGTAGTACTTACGGAGCAATGAGGAATCGAATGAGAATTGGTGAAATAATTTCCCTGCTCATTAGGCCAAAATCTTTCACAAATTTAATTACACCTACAACATCTGCGAGTGTATGAAAAGTTACTTATTTTAAAAGCAAATGAagtaaaaatattgattaattaacaattttcattatttaatatttttaataatacttataaataaattaataattattataaattttaatatttttataatactcatgaagtttttaaattattaagttatttacaagttttaatatttataaaatcatttacgGATTTAGGGCGGAAGAAAATGATTTAGAGATTTCATATATCTATTAGTATTCATTCAAGTCAAGAAAATTGCAAGTGGTCTATTGGTTCAGTCTTGAGTGTGTCTTTGGTCAAGGATTCTTATTCCTTTCAAATAAAATTGGGTTCCGGCTTGGAGTTAAACACTCTAAACCAGGAAAAGAAAGATAACGGTACCGAGAAACCTAATTACTCATTTATATAAGGACTGATTCcgcaattttaattttttcgtcACACGAGAATACTTTTCCTtgtctctttttctctcttacAACAAAATCAATGGATCCTTCAATTTTCAAGCTCCTCGAAGAAGACGAGGTTAGGTTCCCTTTTTCAGAATCCTTACATCTGTTCTGTGTGCCTTATTGTGAATTGTGTGGCTAGGATGAATCGATGCATTCGGGAGCTGATGTGGACGCGTTCCAGGCCGCTCTAAATCGAGACATTGAAGGAGGAGGTTCTACTTCCCTCCCTACGAACCCTCCTCCTGGTATGGTTCCGTTTCAGTGTTCACCTCTGAGATTGTATATGAATAGTTTGTGAGGAACCCTCCCTATACCACGTTGAGTGTGATTCAGGTGCTCTGTTAGGGGTTGGTTTCTGTCTCCGCATGTTTAGCATACTTGTGTTCGTTTTCTATTCACATAGTTTACTATTGTTCCGTTAATTGTGGAATATggtattattataaaatttagaagTCAGTCCATTGCTTTGAATTATTTTTCTGTAGGAAACGACACCCATTCTCCCAACCAACACTTCACAACGACATGGAAGAATGGTGGTATAGGAGGAGATGCCAATATGAATCTCCTGACGCAGCAGCACAGCCTCGAAAGCACTCAGATTAAGGATCAACAAGGATCGGTTATAGACagtcaacaacaacaacatgattCAAAACGTGCAGATGAATCTCAGTTACAGCACAACCCGCCTCAAGACCTTCATCGACCAGCTCAGCTTTGGGAGAAGAATCCTTCGCAGATTTCTGAAAAGAATCCTAATGAACCAGAAAGACCGCATAATCAAGAGAGCGAATCTCAGTTTCCGAAACTGCAAAAGATGAGTAGTAATCAACAGGCTCAGGCTCGTGGAGTGGAGCAGCCTGTTAATCCTCTGAACCGTAACCCTAAGCAAGTACCGTTTGCTGCTTTGCTTCCTACCTTATTGGCTCAACTCGATAAAGACAGAGCGCTGCAGCTCCGTACCCTATATTCTAGACTTAAGGTCTGTGAAATCATTTGACACTTGCTCCATCATTATCCCTGATTTCCCTCTGATACTTGCTTGCAGAAAAATGAAATCCCCAAAGAGGGGTTCACACGACATATGAAGGATATTGTAGGCGATCAGATGCTTAGGTTAGCAGTTAGTAAACTACAGCAGGTATTGCATATATTGTGtctttagtttatatatttccGGATACTGTTTTGTTGTCTTTTTACAGTTAGGAGTTCAGTGAATGTATAACCTTTTTTACTTTCACTTCTTGCAGTGGTTTAACAAATTAGTAggataacatatattatattaagcAAAGCCCTCAACTTACCCTATTTTAAATCACAACCAAACAGTTAAAATATACCTTTTCACAGTATGTTATCTTAGTTGATTATAATCTTTTCTTAGGCTGTCACACTTGCGCCTGGGATGATTTAGTCATATGGTTTTACCGACTTACGTTTGTCCCACATTGCTTTTGTATTAGTTTTGGTGTTTTCCCCTTTGCATTACGATTAGGGTGTTTTCCTTTTTAAGTTAGATTTACGATTGTATAAGGGAGGCTCTCTTATGATCTCTCTTAAATACTTCTTTATTAGTAACTTGTGATCGTTTTCAGGTGGGTTATAACCAGGGGAAAATAGGAATTCAAGCTCCTTCTACTGGTATTGATAATCAAAAATCTCCGTCTGACCCTCGTGGAATCGTCCACCTTAACCAACTACCTTCGTCAACAGGCAGTTCAGTTCCTGTGCAGGGGCTTATCAAACATCAGCCGCACCAGATGCAGCTTCCACCAAGCTCTTTTCCCATGTATACCAGCTCCGGTAATTTCCACTCATTCCCGGGTTCAAACACCAATGTTTCTGGTTCCCCATTGAGACCACACCTTCATGATCCCCATATGAGACATGTGGCACATAACCAGACCATGGGATCATCTGGTCTCGGAGGACCGCAACAGTCTACAACAAACATGATGACTATGCCCAAGTTTGAGAGGCCAACTTCTGTCAATGATCCTAGTAGGGTTCAAGGTGGCGCTACACCGCACTTCCAGAACAACTCGTCATTGCCTCTAAACTCTGCACCTGGTCAAGGATCATCAATGTCTCATGTGAAGCAGGAATCAGTTGATCAAAGTTTTGAACAGAAGAATGCAGCCTCAGGGACTTCGAAGGAGGATTTAGAGAAGGACTCCTCTAGAAACATGGCGCAGACAAGCTCTGTTTCTCCTTCCATGACAACTCAACTGGATGCTAGCACAGCGGTAAGAGctacttaatatatataaaaaaaaagttagtttcagtttttctttgtttgcctcttcttttttagtttttttttttttttcacaaccTTTGCATCTATCTTATTGGGGAAAAAGTTTCAGTTTTGGAAAGTATTTCTCGTTGACCAATTATTTATGAACACCAGATGAATTCTCGTGGTCAATTGGGTACGTCTCAAGCAGGAGTTAATACTAGGATGCCACCCAAAAAGCCTTTCGTTGGTCAGAAGAAACCTCTTGAGACATTAGGTTCTTCATCGTCACCACCAAGGTAAATCGAGCTCCTCTTGTTTAGAAAAAACTGAATTATTTACACTTTTCTTAAGTCCTTCGTTTTCGTTAGCCAGTTAAATTGTAGTTAAGAGTTCTATAATCATATGGTTATTCTGCATGGTTCAACTTGCAGCAAGAAGCAAAAAGTGGTACAGAATTCTATGGATCAAAGTATTGAACAGCTCAATGATGTCACTGCAGTCAGTGGTGTTAATCTCAGGGTGCGTTTTCTAGAATAATATAAATCTGCTTATGTATGTAAtactgaatttttttattttatctggttaggaagaggaagaacaaTTGTTCTCTGGGGGCAAGGAGGATGGTCGTGTTTCTGAAGCATCTCGGAGAGTTGTGCACGAAGAGGAAGAAAGACTAATTTTGCAGAAAATTCCTCTGCAGAAAAAGCTGGCGGAAATTAGTTGCGCTACTATCCGTATCTTCTTATCTGCTTTCGGTTTGTGAATCACTTAGagaaacttatatatttatttgtttatcatATGTGACAGTGGCGAAAGTCGGTTTAAAGCAGATAAGCAATGATGTTGAACGGTGCTTGTCTTTGGTGAGATGTCACAACTTCTTCTGAATTGTTCTGCACATAGTACCctcttttttgtttgtcttttcCTTTCTCATGCATTTTGTGCTCTCAGTGTGTGGAGGAAAGGATGCGAGGACTGTTATCTCATATAATTCGGTTGTCAAAGCAGGTCAGTCTAATTGTGTGTTACTTGCTGCCTCA is a genomic window containing:
- the LOC108813507 gene encoding transcription initiation factor TFIID subunit 4b isoform X1, whose product is MDPSIFKLLEEDEDESMHSGADVDAFQAALNRDIEGGGSTSLPTNPPPGNDTHSPNQHFTTTWKNGGIGGDANMNLLTQQHSLESTQIKDQQGSVIDSQQQQHDSKRADESQLQHNPPQDLHRPAQLWEKNPSQISEKNPNEPERPHNQESESQFPKLQKMSSNQQAQARGVEQPVNPLNRNPKQVPFAALLPTLLAQLDKDRALQLRTLYSRLKKNEIPKEGFTRHMKDIVGDQMLRLAVSKLQQVGYNQGKIGIQAPSTGIDNQKSPSDPRGIVHLNQLPSSTGSSVPVQGLIKHQPHQMQLPPSSFPMYTSSGNFHSFPGSNTNVSGSPLRPHLHDPHMRHVAHNQTMGSSGLGGPQQSTTNMMTMPKFERPTSVNDPSRVQGGATPHFQNNSSLPLNSAPGQGSSMSHVKQESVDQSFEQKNAASGTSKEDLEKDSSRNMAQTSSVSPSMTTQLDASTAMNSRGQLGTSQAGVNTRMPPKKPFVGQKKPLETLGSSSSPPSKKQKVVQNSMDQSIEQLNDVTAVSGVNLREEEEQLFSGGKEDGRVSEASRRVVHEEEERLILQKIPLQKKLAEIMAKVGLKQISNDVERCLSLCVEERMRGLLSHIIRLSKQRVDTEKSRHRTVITSDVRQQINEMNQKVKEEWEKKQAEAEKLKKPSEGEEGDGGVDSEKEKEDNRSKGLKGNKEDDDKMRTTAANVAARAAVGGDDTFLKWQLMAEARQKSVSESGKDGTQKATSTGGRNSKDKQDGGRRFTGAGGRRLGKNQGSSLQPKVVRTISVKDVVTVLEREPQMSKSILMYRLLQ
- the LOC108813507 gene encoding transcription initiation factor TFIID subunit 4b isoform X2, with protein sequence MDPSIFKLLEEDEDESMHSGADVDAFQAALNRDIEGGGSTSLPTNPPPGNDTHSPNQHFTTTWKNGGIGGDANMNLLTQQHSLESTQIKDQQGSVIDSQQQQHDSKRADESQLQHNPPQDLHRPAQLWEKNPSQISEKNPNEPERPHNQESESQFPKLQKMSSNQQAQARGVEQPVNPLNRNPKQVPFAALLPTLLAQLDKDRALQLRTLYSRLKKNEIPKEGFTRHMKDIVGDQMLRLAVSKLQQVGYNQGKIGIQAPSTGSSVPVQGLIKHQPHQMQLPPSSFPMYTSSGNFHSFPGSNTNVSGSPLRPHLHDPHMRHVAHNQTMGSSGLGGPQQSTTNMMTMPKFERPTSVNDPSRVQGGATPHFQNNSSLPLNSAPGQGSSMSHVKQESVDQSFEQKNAASGTSKEDLEKDSSRNMAQTSSVSPSMTTQLDASTAMNSRGQLGTSQAGVNTRMPPKKPFVGQKKPLETLGSSSSPPSKKQKVVQNSMDQSIEQLNDVTAVSGVNLREEEEQLFSGGKEDGRVSEASRRVVHEEEERLILQKIPLQKKLAEIMAKVGLKQISNDVERCLSLCVEERMRGLLSHIIRLSKQRVDTEKSRHRTVITSDVRQQINEMNQKVKEEWEKKQAEAEKLKKPSEGEEGDGGVDSEKEKEDNRSKGLKGNKEDDDKMRTTAANVAARAAVGGDDTFLKWQLMAEARQKSVSESGKDGTQKATSTGGRNSKDKQDGGRRFTGAGGRRLGKNQGSSLQPKVVRTISVKDVVTVLEREPQMSKSILMYRLLQ
- the LOC108813507 gene encoding transcription initiation factor TFIID subunit 4b isoform X3, with the translated sequence MNLLTQQHSLESTQIKDQQGSVIDSQQQQHDSKRADESQLQHNPPQDLHRPAQLWEKNPSQISEKNPNEPERPHNQESESQFPKLQKMSSNQQAQARGVEQPVNPLNRNPKQVPFAALLPTLLAQLDKDRALQLRTLYSRLKKNEIPKEGFTRHMKDIVGDQMLRLAVSKLQQVGYNQGKIGIQAPSTGIDNQKSPSDPRGIVHLNQLPSSTGSSVPVQGLIKHQPHQMQLPPSSFPMYTSSGNFHSFPGSNTNVSGSPLRPHLHDPHMRHVAHNQTMGSSGLGGPQQSTTNMMTMPKFERPTSVNDPSRVQGGATPHFQNNSSLPLNSAPGQGSSMSHVKQESVDQSFEQKNAASGTSKEDLEKDSSRNMAQTSSVSPSMTTQLDASTAMNSRGQLGTSQAGVNTRMPPKKPFVGQKKPLETLGSSSSPPSKKQKVVQNSMDQSIEQLNDVTAVSGVNLREEEEQLFSGGKEDGRVSEASRRVVHEEEERLILQKIPLQKKLAEIMAKVGLKQISNDVERCLSLCVEERMRGLLSHIIRLSKQRVDTEKSRHRTVITSDVRQQINEMNQKVKEEWEKKQAEAEKLKKPSEGEEGDGGVDSEKEKEDNRSKGLKGNKEDDDKMRTTAANVAARAAVGGDDTFLKWQLMAEARQKSVSESGKDGTQKATSTGGRNSKDKQDGGRRFTGAGGRRLGKNQGSSLQPKVVRTISVKDVVTVLEREPQMSKSILMYRLLQ